The Halorientalis sp. IM1011 genome window below encodes:
- a CDS encoding SWIM zinc finger family protein produces the protein MSRASKTPLAPDLRDCDERTVRAWTEPMAVTPLGGGCYRVDTDHDTYTVDVPGHRCTCPDYHFRGTNCKHRRRVAIEITQGRLPAPGQRRADCAVCGHESFVPETDAVPLCDDCRLDDGDVAVDRETADTLVVRRVHPDRADEYVIEATGASVAAHDTNEGYPADDVVVEAVYLGDQLRNDDPRVYAFPYSRLRQVEDAD, from the coding sequence ATGTCACGAGCTTCCAAGACCCCGCTCGCGCCCGACCTCCGGGACTGTGACGAGCGGACCGTTCGCGCCTGGACCGAACCGATGGCCGTCACACCGCTCGGCGGCGGCTGTTACCGCGTCGACACCGACCACGACACCTACACCGTCGACGTGCCCGGCCACCGCTGTACCTGCCCCGACTACCACTTCCGGGGGACGAACTGCAAACACCGCCGCCGAGTCGCCATCGAGATCACGCAGGGCCGGCTCCCCGCGCCGGGCCAGCGACGGGCCGACTGCGCCGTCTGCGGCCACGAGTCGTTCGTCCCCGAGACCGACGCGGTCCCGCTGTGTGACGACTGCCGGCTCGACGACGGCGACGTGGCCGTCGACCGCGAGACCGCCGATACACTCGTCGTCCGCCGGGTCCACCCCGACCGCGCGGACGAGTACGTGATCGAGGCAACCGGGGCGAGCGTGGCCGCACACGACACCAACGAGGGGTATCCCGCCGACGACGTCGTGGTCGAGGCGGTCTATCTGGGCGACCAGCTGCGAAACGACGACCCCCGGGTGTACGCGTTCCCCTACTCGCGGCTCCGGCAGGTCGAGGACGCCGATTGA